DNA from Bordetella genomosp. 13:
GAGCCGCACGTCACCTTCGTCGAGAACGCCCTGGCCAAGGCCCGCCACGCCAGCCTGCATACCGGCCTGCCGGCGCTGGCCGACGATTCCGGCCTGTGCGTCGCCGCGCTGGGCGGCGCGCCCGGCGTGTATTCCGCGCGCTACGCGCAGCGCCACGGCGGCGAGAAAAGCGACGCCGCCAACAACGCGCTGCTGGTGCGCCAGCTGGCCGGCCACGCCGACCGCCGCGCCTGGTACGTCGCGGTGCTGGTCTACGTACGCAGCGCGGACGATCCCCAGCCGCTGATCGGCGAGGGCGTCTGGCACGGCGAGATCGTCGAGCCCCCCGACGGCGAACACGGCTTCGGCTACGACCCGCACTTCTACCTGCCCGACCTGGGCGCAACCGCCGCGGCGCTGGACCCTGTCGAGAAGAACCGCGTCAGCCATCGCGCCCGCGCGCTGCGCCAGTTGCTGGACAAGCTCGCAGCAGCCTGACACCGCATGCCCCG
Protein-coding regions in this window:
- the rdgB gene encoding RdgB/HAM1 family non-canonical purine NTP pyrophosphatase, giving the protein MNASSDSVTSRRVVLASGNPGKLREFAALFAPLGIELVPQGELGVSEADEPHVTFVENALAKARHASLHTGLPALADDSGLCVAALGGAPGVYSARYAQRHGGEKSDAANNALLVRQLAGHADRRAWYVAVLVYVRSADDPQPLIGEGVWHGEIVEPPDGEHGFGYDPHFYLPDLGATAAALDPVEKNRVSHRARALRQLLDKLAAA